Proteins from a genomic interval of Chionomys nivalis chromosome 7, mChiNiv1.1, whole genome shotgun sequence:
- the LOC130877998 gene encoding heparan sulfate glucosamine 3-O-sulfotransferase 3B1, with protein MGQRLSGGRSCLDVPGRFLPQPPPPPPPVRRKLALLFAMLCIWLYMFLYSCAGSCTAAPGLLLLGSGSRADHAQPALVTAPNETFPKMPFRASLAAGKDKTVVAGSQEEQSPEAPDSPSPISSFFSGSGSKQLPQAIIIGVKKGGTRALLEFLRVHPDVRAVGAEPHFFDRSYHKGLAWYRDLMPRTLEGQITMEKTPSYFVTREAPARISAMSKDTKLIVVVRDPVTRAISDYTQTLSKRPDIPSFESLTFRNRSAGLIDTSWSAIQIGLYAKHLEPWLRHFPLGQMLFVSGERLVSDPAGELRRVQDFLGLKRIITDKHFYFNQTKGFPCLKKAEGSGKPHCLGKTKGRAHPAIAREVLRQLRDFYRPFNRKFYQMTGRDFGWD; from the exons ATGGGGCAGCGCCTGAGCGGCGGCCGGTCCTGCCTCGATGTCCCGGGCCGGTTCCTGCCGCAACCGCCGCCGCCCCCGCCGCCGGTGAGGAGGAAGCTCGCGCTGCTCTTCGCCATGCTTTGCATCTGGCTCTACATGTTCCTATACTCGTGCGCCGGCTCTTGCACCGCCGCGCCCGGCCTGCTGCTTCTGGGCTCGGGATCCCGCGCTGATCACGCTCAGCCAGCCCTGGTTACAGCTCCGAATGAGACATTCCCTAAGATGCCTTTCCGGGCGTCGCTGGCTGCAGGCAAGGATAAGACAGTAGTCGCCGGGAGTCAAGAGGAGCAGAGTCCGGAGGCACCGGACTCTCCCAGTCCCATCTCCAGCTTCTTCAGCGGCTCCGGGAGCAAGCAGCTGCCGCAGGCCATCATCATCGGCGTGAAGAAGGGCGGCACGAGGGCGCTGCTGGAGTTCCTGCGCGTGCACCCCGACGTGCGCGCTGTGGGTGCCGAGCCTCACTTCTTCGACCGCAGCTACCATAAGGGCCTCGCCTGGTACCG GGACCTGATGCCCAGAACCCTGGAGGGACAGATCACCATGGAGAAGACGCCCAGCTACTTCGTGACCcgggaggcaccagcacgcatcTCGGCCATGTCCAAGGACACCAAGCTCATCGTGGTGGTGCGCGACCCGGTGACCAGGGCCATCTCGGACTACACGCAGACGCTGTCCAAGCGGCCGGACATCCCCAGCTTTGAGAGCCTGACTTTCCGCAACCGCAGCGCGGGCCTCATCGACACGTCCTGGAGCGCCATCCAGATCGGCCTGTATGCCAAGCACCTGGAGCCCTGGCTGCGCCACTTCCCGCTGGGCCAGATGCTCTTCGTGAGCGGGGAGCGGCTGGTCAGTGACCCAGCTGGGGAGCTGCGCCGCGTGCAGGATTTCCTGGGCCTCAAGCGCATCATCACCGACAAGCACTTCTACTTCAACCAGACCAAGGGCTTCCCGTGCCTCAAGAAGGCGGAGGGTAGTGGCAAGCCGCACTGCCTGGGCAAGACCAAGGGTCGTGCGCACCCCGCCATTGCGCGCGAGGTGCTGCGGCAGCTGCGTGACTTTTATAGGCCCTTCAACCGCAAGTTCTACCAGATGACAGGCCGCGACTTTGGCTGGGACTGA